ATTCTGAGAAAACCCATTAAAAGTAACAGCACACAAAAAAAGTAATAATCGTAATTTCATTTTTTTTATTTTATAAATTTTGACAAAGATATTTCATTAAAATCAGATTTTACGTTTTTTAGCGATTTAAACTCTACTTATCCAGTAAAGTTTAACTTTTAACAATTACATTTGTACTTTGTTAATCTTAACAAAAAATTTAACAAGCCTAGTTCATTTACTCAAATGAATAATTTACAACGCACTAAAATAACCAACAATGAAAAAAAATTTAAAAGTCCTATTAACAGCAATTCTCACTTTATCGAGTACTTTGTTTTTTGCACAAAGTCAAGATATAAAAGGAACTATTACTAATGAAAACGGAAGTCCTCTAGAATTTGTTACCATTCTTATTAAGGGAACTAATATAAGTGCTACAAGTGATGCCTTGGGTAATTTTACAGTAGCTTCTGTTGCAGTTAGCCCCACTTTTGTTATTTCATTATTTGGCTATCAAACTAAAGAGGTTCTTGTAAAAGGGCGTGTTATTGAGGTACAACTTATTTTGGAGAACAACAGCCTTGACGAAATTGTTGTGGTAGGAAGTAGAAATCCTAAGAAAAGCAAACTAGAAACTGCTGTTCCTGTCGATGTTGTGAATTTAGCTAAAATTAGAAATACAACTCCTCAAACAACTACAAATGATATTTTAACTTACTTGATCCCTTCTTTTAATTCAAGTCGTCAATCATCATCAGATGGAACAGAGCATATTGATCCAGCTTCATTAAGAGGTTTAGGACCAGATCAGGTTTTAGTTTTAATTAACGGAAAAAGAAGACATACAACCTCGTTAGTAAATTATCAGAATACAGTTGGAAATGGATCTGTAGGAACAGATTTAAGCGCTATTCCTGCTTCGGCAATTAAGCGTATTGAAGTTTTACGTGATGGAGCAGCCGCACAATATGGATCAGATGCAATTGCTGGAGTTATCAATTTAGTTTTAAAAGACAATGCTGGTTTAGAAGCCAATGTAACTTATGGTAGTACGTCTAGAGATGATGGACAGACCACAAATTTAAATTTGAATTACGGAGCTAAAATTGGAAATAAAGGTGGTTTTATCAACTTAACTGCTGAATTTAATAATCGTCAGAAAACGAACCGTTCACAAAATAACAACTTGATTATTTTTGATCAATCAGCTTATGACAATTATTTTGCATATGATTTTGCAGCAGATCCTGCTCAAGCACGTCAGATAGACGATAATTTATTAGCTCAAAATGGATTGAAACGGGATGATTTTAATTTCCAGATTGGAGATGCCAAAATTAAAAATGTCCAAGGTTTCTTTAATACATCAATTCCGTTAAACGATCAAATTGAGTTTTATGCTTCGGGCGGAATAAGCCATAGAAATGGTACTGGTTATGGATTTAGACGTTTGCCAAGTGAAACGGAGAATGTAGTGTTTTCTATTTTTCCATTCGGTTTCCAACCAGAATTAAACTCAGTTGTTACTGATCTTTCTTCTTCAGTAGGGTTTAAATTTAAATTTGGAGAATGGAAATTAGATTTAAGCAATACAATCGGTGAGAACAAATTTGTTTATGATGTTTCTAATACCAATAACGTTTCTTTGGGAGCAAATAGTCCAACTGATTTTAAAGCTGGTAATCATTCTTTTTTACAAAACACTGTAAATGCTGATGTGTCAAGACTGTATAAAGACGTTTTTAATGGTCTGAATGTGGCTTTTGGAGGAGAATATCGTTTTGAAAAATATAAAATTGTTGCTGGTGAAGAAGCTTCTTATATTGATGGAGGATCGCAATCATTTCCAGGGTTTTCTCCTTTGAATGCAGTAAATGAAAATAGAAATAGCGTTGGTGTTTATGCAGATGTAGAAGCAGATATTACCGATAAATTATTAATTGGAGTTGCTGGTCGTTATGAAGATTTTACAGATTTTGGAAATACTTTAAACGGAAAATTATCAGCTAGATATAAAATTTTAGACAACCTTTCTATTCGTGGAGCAATAAGCACAGGCTTTAGAGCACCATCATTACACCAGCAGTATTTTAACAACATTGCCACCGATGCTGTTGATGGGAAGATTTTAAATTCAGGTATTTTTAGAAATGATAGCGATGTAGCTAAGCAACTTGGAATCCCGAAATTAAAAGAAGAGACTTCTAGAAATTATAGTTTTGGAGTTGTTTTTTCTCCAATTAAGAAATTAAACATTACAGCCGATTATTATCACATTAGAATTGATAACAGAATTATCTTAACTGGAAATTTAGGTAATGATGCTTTTGGAGAGCCAGTTCCTGAACTTCGTGATTTGTTTGCTGTTTATGGCGCTCAAACAGGACGTTTCTTTACAAATGCAATCAATACAACTACAAACGGACTTGATTTAGTTATTGATTATGATTTGAATGTAGGTGAAGGAAAAATGAATCTTTCGTTATTGTATAATTACAATGATAATAAAGTAGATAAGAATTTAAACAATGTTCCTGCTTTATTTCAAGGTCAAGATGATGTTTATTATGGACCACAAGAAAGAAGTTTGATAGAAACAAATACTCCAAAGCACAAAGGAACTTTTGCAATAAATTATAGTTTAGCTAAATGGAACTTTTTATTAAGAAATACTTATTTTGGAGAAGTAATTCGTGATGGATTCCCGTTTGGAGGAATTCAAAAACACAACGGTAAAGTAGTTACTGATATGACTGTTGCTTATAAAATAACACCAAAAATTCAGGTTGCTTTTGGAGCTAATAACTTATTTGATGTTTTCCCAGATAGACAAATTTATGAAAACAGTTATTATGGAGTGTTTAAATATGCGCCTGTGCAAATGGGAACAACTGGAGCTTACTATTTTGGAAGAATGAGTTTTAGTTTGTAAATGTTGTTAGAGAATAAAGAATAAAGAATAAAGAATAAAGAATAAAGAATAAAGAGTAAAGAGTAAAGAGTAAAGAGTAAAGATGTGAACTCAGATGCAAGATTGAAGATACAAGACTGTAAACTGGGACTGTCCTTCGACTCCGCTCAGGATGACACTGCGACTGATTACTGTGACTGTAAACTGTAAACCGAGACTGAATACTGCGACTGTCCTTCGACTCTGCTTAGGATGACATTACGACTGTTCAACGTGATTGAATATTGATTATAATTTATTTAAAGTTGCAAGTATGTTCTTGCAACTTTTTTTGTTTTATAAGTTCTCATTTTGAATTTTACTATGGAATTGTAAATAGGTAAAGAAGTTCTAATAATACTATATATGTGTACTGCTGATTTTTCTCAAACCCATTTCTATAGAAAAATTTGCTAAAGCAGTTTCAAAAGCTAAAGCTTATTTTTCTTGCAGAAGCTTAAAAAAAGAAAATAACTACCAAGACAAAGTACTTTTTTATCGGATAAATGGTCAAATAGAAACGACACTTTTAAAAAATATTGTTTACATTGAAAGTTTAGGTAACTACACAAAACTATTTATAAATAACGTAGATACTCCAATTATTATTTATGGATCGCTTTCTAGTATTGCTATAGAAATTGATAGTGTGAACTTTGTGCAAATACACCGATCATTTATTGTAAACAAACATGCTATACAAACACTAACGTCAAAAACTTTGACAATGAGTAATTCCGAAGTTTTACCTATTGGAAGAAAATATCAAATTTTGATTGACAATTTAAATTTACTGCTTTAGAAAGCTTTTGTCTCCACTTTTGACTCTTATCTTATTTTGTTATTCTTATGTGCTGTTTTTTTTTTGCAGATATATACGATACTTTATATTGTAATTATAATGACTTTGTTTCTGTACAAGGATTATAATAATCATTATATTTATAGAACTATTTATTTTAAATTTTAATAATATACCAAACAATTTAGTACTTATTCTAAGCAGTAGAATATTCAATTTTATCATCAATTTTAAACAGTATGTTTTATTAAGATTTAAGTAAATTAGATATTCTTATTTAAAGTGATAGTTTATGTGAATTATTACTATAAAAAGTGAAATTTTTTAAACATTAAAAAGTATTTATTTTGGATATAACAGAGTTTTTGATACGCCTTGTAACAGCTACATTCGCAGGATTAATTATAGGTTTTGAAAGACAGTGGAATCATAAAGAAACGGGGCTAAAAACGAATATGCTGGTAGCAACAGGAGCCGCGGCATTTGTGTTGTTATCAATAAAAGTTGCAGGAACTGCTCCCAATATTGATGTAACTCGTATTACGGCACAAGTAGTAATGGGAGTTGGTTTTCTAGGGGCAGGAGTCATTTTTAGGGAAGGACCAAATGTTCACGGATTAAACTCAGCTGCCACAATATGGTGCAGTGCGGCAATAGGCTGTATTGCTGCTTCTGGTTATTTTATAGAAGCTCTGATATGTACATTTTTAGTTATTATAGTTAATACTGCTATCGAACCTATAGATAGATGGTTAAGGAATAGGAAATAAAAAGTCTCAGTTTTCAGTCACAGTAAAAATAGTTTAGCAGTCGCAGTTTACGTTTGAATGCTGAATACTGTTGCTGTTCTTCAACTTCGCTCAAAACGACACTGGATTGTAAACTGAGTATTGTAAATTTAAGACTGGAATTTAATAATATAACCTCAATATATTATCAAAATGGTATGTGTTTTTATTGTTTTGGTATTAAATAGAGCATATGCTTTATTTAGCTTTGGAATGATAAAGATCTATTAAATGATTTATTTAGATAATAGTATCTTTACTATTTATAATAAGTGTTTTATATTTTTTGAGATATAAACTAAGAGCATTAAAATTAATAAATAACGAATTGAAAACGATAAAATTTAATAAATCTGCGTGTGGTGTTGATGTGCTTCTTAATGTATTGCATGGAGATTAGGTGAAAGAAAATTATTTAGATACTGCTATTTATAATACTGATTTTTTTGAAATCTTACTTTTTAAGAAAGCTAAAGGAACATTGATTTTGAATCAACGAAAAATAAATATTACTGACAATACGATTGTTTTTATTTCGCCATTTCAAAAAAGACAATGGCACTTAGACGCCGAGGAATTAGATTTTACGATATTGGTATTTCAAGAAGATTTTTTGAATGATTTTTTTTCGGATAAACTTTTTACCTATCGTTTGTTGTATTTTTATCAGCTTAATTACCCATTAGATATTAAATTAAGTTCAGAAGATCTTCAGAAGTTTTGTAATTTACTTACTGAAATTAAGTTTGAACTTCTAGATAGTAAACCCGATAGTATTCATATAATTCGTTCACTTATTTATTATGTTTTACAGAAATTCAATAGGGAATATGCTAATAAATATAATCTTTCCCTTGACAGACCTGAGAATAATTATGCTTATCAGTTTAAGCAATTATTAGAATTACACATTAGAGAAAAACAGCGAATAGAAGATTATGTTCATTTGTTAGGAGTGAGCAGGATAACTATAAATACAGCTGTAAAAAAGCAGTTTAATGTTACTGCAACACATCTTTTGAAACAACGACTTCTTTTTGAAATAAAAAACGACCTTATACATTCTGGTAAAACCGCGACTGAGATAGCGTATGACCTTCATTTTTCAGAGCCCAACCATATGATCCGTTTTTTTAAGTCACAAACAGGAATGACGACTAGTCAATTCTTATCAGATTATCAAAATGGTATGTTTTGATAATTGATTGGTAGCTTCTTAGGATAGTAAACTATATAAATTTGCATTATAATTTATTTCTATTTCATCTCAGGTATGGGATAGAGAAATAGATACTAATCTAAATAAAATGGATATGAAAAAAATGTTTTTAGGTATTGTGTTAAGTTTAATTGTAGTCGCTTCTTATGGACAAGATGCAACTAATAATAAATCAAGTATTCAATTAATTAGAAATGCTACTTTGGTATTTAATTATGCTGGTAAACAATTTCTTATTGATCCTATGTTGGCTCCAAAGGGGGCATACCCAGGTTTTGAAGGAACGGCTAATTGGCATTTACGCAATCCACTAGTAGAACTTCCAGTTCCAGCAGAAAGTCTTCTTAATCCAGATGCAATTATTGTTTCGCATTTGCATCCAGATCATTGGGATGAGGCGGCTATAAAGATGCTTCCAAAAGACAAACCTGTTTATGCTCAAAATAAGCAGGATGCAGTGGCAATTGAGTCTGCTGGATTTAAAGATGTTCGCGTTTTATCTGATAAATCACATTTTGAAAATATTAAATTTCAAAAAACGGAAGCACAACATGGATCTGATGAATTATATGCTAATCCTCAGATGGCCGCTATATTAGGAGAAGCGTCAGGTTTTTTCTTTAAAGAAAAAGGGCAGAAGTCTGTTTATTTTGTGGGAGATGCTGTCTGGACAAATTCTTTTGAGTCTAATCTGAAAAGATTAAATCCTGATGTTGTTGTTTTGAACACTGGCTTTGCTCAAGTCAATGGTTTTGGAGCAATTATTATGGGGAAAGAAGATGTAGCCAGAGTAAACAAGATCTTACCAAAGGCTACAATAATTGCTGTACATATGGAGGCAATTAACCATTGTGTTCTTAGTCGTAAAGAACTAGCTGAGTATGTAAAGAGCAACGGAATTTCTGACAAAGTGATTATTCCAGTAGACGGGCAGCTTATTAAACTTTAATATTAAAGACTAAGGTTAGATTAATGTCAGCAAAGTACAACCAAAAACCACTTCGAACGAAGTGGTTTTTTTATGCAAAAAGAAATGCTAGTTTTAGCTTTAAAAAAATCTTGAAATATTCTTAAAATTGGCAATATTTTAAAACACTAAAAACTCATTAGGGCGTTTGTTTAAAATTTGAAAGAAACTCGCACTGAATGCTTGCAGACTTTTGTAACCTACAAGATAAGCTACCTGTGATACCGAATATTTCCCTGTGGTTAAAAATTCAACTCCCTTGATAATTCGGACCAATTGAATGTATTTAGAAATTGTAATAGTGGTTTCTTTTTTAAATACCCTTTCTAAGGATCGCAACGACATATTATTTTTTTCGGCTATTGCGCTAACTTGTATATCATTACCAATATTATCAATAATGAAGTTACTAATTTGTAATAACCGCTCATCATTTGGAACCGCAATATTTAAAGCCATTGTTCTTTCAAAAAAAGTTGGTAATTCAACAAAAATTGCATTTAAAAAAGCTTCTTCTGCAATTGAATATGCTGCAATTTTACTCCATTTAGCTGAATAAGTTATGATTTCCCTAAGCACTGGCGGTACAGAAAATATTCTTAGCTTATCATACAAATTATTTTCTTTGTCAATTGAATAAAAAATGGTTCTCAAATTTATATTTTCCGAAGCGGCTGTTGTTCTGTGAGATAGATTAGAGGGGATCCATGCAGCATGATTTTGTGGCAAGAGGTAGATTCTACCTTCTACATGTAAATATTGAAAACCTTTCTCTACATAAACAAGCTGTGCTCTTTCATGAAAGTGCTCATCAGTATCATGTATCCAATTATCCTCAAACCATACATGGGATTTCTTTTCAATACGATCTACTAATTCGCTTGGTTTTACATTATTCATTACAAGTTTGTTTTTGTCGTTTTAGGTTAAATAATTGGCAAATTTAATTATAATATCCGTTTTAAATTTGCCCTAGTTAAAAAAAAGATATGAATAAGCACCAAACCCCCTCAAAGAGTAAGTCTGAATTTTGTTTTAAGATTGTACTACCGTTTGTAGGAATATTGCTTGTAGCCTCTACATTACGAGCCCCATTAACCGCTCTTGGTCCTGTATTAACCGAAATAAGGAGTTCATTACAACTATCAAATAGCGAAGCTGGATTATTAACGACTATTCCTTTAATGGCATTTGCATTTCTATCAATTTTGGTAGGACAGCTATCAAGAAAATTGAATATTGAGAAGTTTTTATTATTTTCTATTACCCTTTTAATCATAGGATTATATATAAGAGTTTTAGATTCTCCATTTACATTATTTTTAGGATCAGCGATTTTAGGTATAGCAATATGTATTGGAAATGTTTTGGTTCCGGGGTATATAAAGAAAACATTCCCTAATAAATCTGGAATGGTTATAGGTTTTTATTCAGTGTCAATGAATTTCACAGCAGCTCTTGCTTCAGGTTTTAGTATTGCAATTGGTAAGCTAAGTGGCTTTGGGTGGAAAGGATCTTTGGGAATATGGATCGCTGTTGCTGTTATTTCTTTCTTGTTATGGCTACCAATCGTATTAAAAAGATCTGAAAACATAGAAAAAAACGAAATTGTAAATAGTAAATTAAATATTTTCAAATCCTCATTAGCATGGCAAATTAGTTTGTTCATGGGATTACAATCACTAATGTATTATTCTATTGTAACTTGGCTCCCAATGTTATTACAAGGCTTTGGTATGGCAAAAGAAGAAAGTGGCTGGGTTTTATCTTTTATGCAATTAGCAATGCTTCCCTTAACATTTTTGGGACCTATTATTGCGTCTAAACTATCGAATCAAAAGATTTTGGTTTTTATTGTTGCTGTAGGAATGTTTGCAAGTGTAGTACTAATTCTTTTGTTTCAGTTACAATATATTTATGTTGCTGTTATACTATTCGGAATTTCTTCTGGATTAGCATTTAGTTTGTCAATGTTATTTTTTATAATTCGCACAGGCGATAGTCATACTGCGACAAGAGTATCTGGGATGGCACAGTCGGTAGGTTATCTCTTAGCAGCATTCGGACCTCCTGTATTCGGTAAGTTATATGAATATGGTAATTCATGGAATTTGTCTTTGTATTTTCTTTTAATAATGGCAGTGATATTATTATTAGTTGGTTTGAAAACAGCACGAAACAGAGTGATTAGTTAAATAAGTTTTCAGTCTCAGTGTCATCCTGAGCGGAGTCGAAGGACAGTCTCAGATTTCAGATTTTAGTCTCAGTCTCAGTCTCAGTCTCAGTGTCAGTTTTCATTCTCAATTTTGTCACTCTGACGGAGGAAGAGTCTCATTAAGTTATTCGCCATAGGATAAAGAGCTATATGTGAGTTTCTCCGTTCCTCATAAAGATAAGATTATGGAGTTACATTGAAGTTGTTTCGCAAAGATTCACAAAGAGAATCCGGTAAGTTTTTTGAGCACTGAGACTGAACACTGACTTATATTCTCAATTATGTCACTCTGACGTACGAAGAGTCTCATTAAGTTATTCTTCATAGTATGAAGGGTTATATGGGAGTTTTTTTCGTTCCTCAGAAAGACAAGATTGTGGAGTTACATTGAAGTTGTTTCGCAAAGATTCACAAAGAGAATCCGCTAATTTTTTTGAGCACTGAGACTGAAAACTGAAAACTGAAAACTGAGACTGAAGACTGACTTATATTCTCAATTTTGTCACTCTGACAGAGGAAGAGTATCATTAAGTTATTCGCCGTAGGATAAAGAGCTATATGTGAGTTTTTTGTTCCTCAGAAAGATAAGATTGTGGAGTTACATTGAAGTTGTTTCGCAAAGATTCACAAAGTGAATCCGCTAAGTTTTTTGAGCACTGAGACTGAAAACTGAAAACTGAAAACCGAAAAACCGCTTATAAAAAAAGAGGACTTGATAAAAGTCCTCTTTTTTTATAAATTTTGCAAACGAATTGAATTATTCACTTTCGCCACCAACAAAATCATCTCCTGTTTCTCCTGCGGCCACTAATTCTGGTTTAGAAGCTTTAAGAGCGTTGAATCTTTCTAATTGTGCCAATTCACCTTCTTCACCACTAAAATATGGGAAAACATCCATAATTGGAGATTCTGCAATCGCAGGAATAGTATAATCTCCCATAGTATTTTTCATTATAGCAATAGTATTGTCATACGCTTCTTTTACATCATTGGCTTGAACCAATATGTACATGTTAGATCTACGTTCTTTACCACTTTCTTCGTCATACGCCATTAAAGAGACTTTCGATTTAAACCAACGATCTGCATTTTCAAAAGGGTGAATCTCAGCATAATTTGCTATTTTTATATTTGTGATTTTAAATTCTTCACTAATATAAGCAGACATCTCTTCATTAATTCTAGATTCTGCTTCGGTGTAAGATACAGCATCTACCAAATATGGTTCTGTTGTAACTTTTTGCGTTCCAGTATCATCAGTCTTTCTATATTTTACTTTGCATTCGTACCAAATTGTGCTCATTTCTTTTTTTTTAAGGGTACCAAAGATAGATTTTAAAGAAAAAAAAATCAACATTTTATAAAATAGATATTCACAATTTAAAAAGAGTTTGAATTATAGTTTTTTTTACCAAACTGTTTCTCTTTATATAATGTGTTTTATATAGATATTAAGAAAAAGAACATAATTATTAAATGATTATATATTTGTTTTTAAGATATGTTACTTATAAACAAAATGCCTTATTGGAGTAGATTAATAATGCAGATTATTTTGTTGGTTTAAATTTTAATGTTTTGAATCATCATGTAAATTTTATTGCTAATAATGGAACTTCTTTAACGCGAGATTTTTTTTACCTCAGTACTTAATTTTACTCTCTTACATGGATTATAGTTATGTTTAAAATCAGATAAATTATTTTATTTGTCACTAAAGCAATAATATTACAATACTTAATCTACTATTTCATATTTTTGAATAAACTAACCCATTAAAAACTATGAATCTAAAGCATCTAATAAGACTATCAACTCCCTTATTTATTATTGTAGTATTATTGTTAATATACAGTTGTAACTCGAAAGAGAAACAAAAAGAAAAAGAAAAACAAATATTTTATCAAGCAGTAAATGCAAAGAATGATACCGCTTCCTTATCATTAACTTTCAATGAAAACCGGTTTTATGGTCAGTATGAAATAAAATACGGAGAATCAACGAAAGACTCAGGAAGTGTAAAAGGTAATATTGTAGGCGATACGTTACGTGGTGATTTTAATTACATGACGTACGGAGGAGTTGGAAAGATAATTCCGATAGCCTTATTAAAAAAAGACAATAAATTATTCTTAGGGAATGGTGTTATAAGTACATTTTTAGGAATTCCTTGTTTTGTTCCTGATGTACCTATAGATTTTGTTAATGTTGAGTTTGTCTTTGATGAGGTTAAATAGGTTATTCTTAGACTTCTTAGATTTTAGACATTCTTAGATTTATTAGATTCTTATGTTTGCTACATCTTTTAAACTTCTTAGACCCTTCAGTTTGCAGTCAAAGTTTACTCAAAACAAAAAGTTCCTCAAATTGAGGAACTTTGTTTATATATGCCAGAATGGATTTAGCGATATTTTGAAAAAGTAATCTAAGATTATTTAGTTACTTTTTTGAATCTCATCATTGGAACCTCATCCATCATTAAATTAAGTTTACCATCTTTATCAATAGAATAGCCATTAATTTTTTTAATTGTTTGTAGAAACGTTTGCTCTCCACCACCTTCACAATACATTAAAGTTGCTGGACCTTGTTCTCCAAAAGTTAGCTTATTGCCTTTTAAAGTATATGGTGCAGTATAACCATTACATCCAGCATTCCCATAAACTTGACCCTCTTTTTCATCAAATTTCAGGAAAGGTTTTTTATCTGGATACAAACCTTCAAAAGCAATACGCGGTCCCGTAATATATTCCAGTTCCCAAGTTGTATTATAAAGCTCGGCAGTTTTTGTAGTGTCTTTCATTGTTGTACAAGAATTAAAAGATAGAGTTAAAACAGAAACGAATAGTAATACATAATTTTTCATAAGATGATATTTTTAGAACATAAAATTAAAGGTTTTTTATCGAATTAACTCAACAAATCTGTGATTCTTTTTTGGCATGATTCTTTGTGTTTTCTGTTATTGGTACGAGCACATCCTCAATTGGTTAAAGTATCGTTGCCAATAATCAATCATTTGAAGTACTTTAATTTAAAATTATAAATAGCTTTACAGAGCTTTAAAATCAATCTGATTCTTCAATTTATGGTAAATAAAACAATGATAAAAGCGTAATTTCTGCACGAGATTAT
The nucleotide sequence above comes from Flavobacterium branchiarum. Encoded proteins:
- a CDS encoding TonB-dependent receptor → MKKNLKVLLTAILTLSSTLFFAQSQDIKGTITNENGSPLEFVTILIKGTNISATSDALGNFTVASVAVSPTFVISLFGYQTKEVLVKGRVIEVQLILENNSLDEIVVVGSRNPKKSKLETAVPVDVVNLAKIRNTTPQTTTNDILTYLIPSFNSSRQSSSDGTEHIDPASLRGLGPDQVLVLINGKRRHTTSLVNYQNTVGNGSVGTDLSAIPASAIKRIEVLRDGAAAQYGSDAIAGVINLVLKDNAGLEANVTYGSTSRDDGQTTNLNLNYGAKIGNKGGFINLTAEFNNRQKTNRSQNNNLIIFDQSAYDNYFAYDFAADPAQARQIDDNLLAQNGLKRDDFNFQIGDAKIKNVQGFFNTSIPLNDQIEFYASGGISHRNGTGYGFRRLPSETENVVFSIFPFGFQPELNSVVTDLSSSVGFKFKFGEWKLDLSNTIGENKFVYDVSNTNNVSLGANSPTDFKAGNHSFLQNTVNADVSRLYKDVFNGLNVAFGGEYRFEKYKIVAGEEASYIDGGSQSFPGFSPLNAVNENRNSVGVYADVEADITDKLLIGVAGRYEDFTDFGNTLNGKLSARYKILDNLSIRGAISTGFRAPSLHQQYFNNIATDAVDGKILNSGIFRNDSDVAKQLGIPKLKEETSRNYSFGVVFSPIKKLNITADYYHIRIDNRIILTGNLGNDAFGEPVPELRDLFAVYGAQTGRFFTNAINTTTNGLDLVIDYDLNVGEGKMNLSLLYNYNDNKVDKNLNNVPALFQGQDDVYYGPQERSLIETNTPKHKGTFAINYSLAKWNFLLRNTYFGEVIRDGFPFGGIQKHNGKVVTDMTVAYKITPKIQVAFGANNLFDVFPDRQIYENSYYGVFKYAPVQMGTTGAYYFGRMSFSL
- a CDS encoding LytR/AlgR family response regulator transcription factor, coding for METTLLKNIVYIESLGNYTKLFINNVDTPIIIYGSLSSIAIEIDSVNFVQIHRSFIVNKHAIQTLTSKTLTMSNSEVLPIGRKYQILIDNLNLLL
- a CDS encoding MgtC/SapB family protein, producing the protein MDITEFLIRLVTATFAGLIIGFERQWNHKETGLKTNMLVATGAAAFVLLSIKVAGTAPNIDVTRITAQVVMGVGFLGAGVIFREGPNVHGLNSAATIWCSAAIGCIAASGYFIEALICTFLVIIVNTAIEPIDRWLRNRK
- a CDS encoding helix-turn-helix domain-containing protein; its protein translation is MKENYLDTAIYNTDFFEILLFKKAKGTLILNQRKINITDNTIVFISPFQKRQWHLDAEELDFTILVFQEDFLNDFFSDKLFTYRLLYFYQLNYPLDIKLSSEDLQKFCNLLTEIKFELLDSKPDSIHIIRSLIYYVLQKFNREYANKYNLSLDRPENNYAYQFKQLLELHIREKQRIEDYVHLLGVSRITINTAVKKQFNVTATHLLKQRLLFEIKNDLIHSGKTATEIAYDLHFSEPNHMIRFFKSQTGMTTSQFLSDYQNGMF
- a CDS encoding MBL fold metallo-hydrolase gives rise to the protein MKKMFLGIVLSLIVVASYGQDATNNKSSIQLIRNATLVFNYAGKQFLIDPMLAPKGAYPGFEGTANWHLRNPLVELPVPAESLLNPDAIIVSHLHPDHWDEAAIKMLPKDKPVYAQNKQDAVAIESAGFKDVRVLSDKSHFENIKFQKTEAQHGSDELYANPQMAAILGEASGFFFKEKGQKSVYFVGDAVWTNSFESNLKRLNPDVVVLNTGFAQVNGFGAIIMGKEDVARVNKILPKATIIAVHMEAINHCVLSRKELAEYVKSNGISDKVIIPVDGQLIKL
- a CDS encoding helix-turn-helix domain-containing protein, translated to MNNVKPSELVDRIEKKSHVWFEDNWIHDTDEHFHERAQLVYVEKGFQYLHVEGRIYLLPQNHAAWIPSNLSHRTTAASENINLRTIFYSIDKENNLYDKLRIFSVPPVLREIITYSAKWSKIAAYSIAEEAFLNAIFVELPTFFERTMALNIAVPNDERLLQISNFIIDNIGNDIQVSAIAEKNNMSLRSLERVFKKETTITISKYIQLVRIIKGVEFLTTGKYSVSQVAYLVGYKSLQAFSASFFQILNKRPNEFLVF
- a CDS encoding CynX/NimT family MFS transporter, coding for MNKHQTPSKSKSEFCFKIVLPFVGILLVASTLRAPLTALGPVLTEIRSSLQLSNSEAGLLTTIPLMAFAFLSILVGQLSRKLNIEKFLLFSITLLIIGLYIRVLDSPFTLFLGSAILGIAICIGNVLVPGYIKKTFPNKSGMVIGFYSVSMNFTAALASGFSIAIGKLSGFGWKGSLGIWIAVAVISFLLWLPIVLKRSENIEKNEIVNSKLNIFKSSLAWQISLFMGLQSLMYYSIVTWLPMLLQGFGMAKEESGWVLSFMQLAMLPLTFLGPIIASKLSNQKILVFIVAVGMFASVVLILLFQLQYIYVAVILFGISSGLAFSLSMLFFIIRTGDSHTATRVSGMAQSVGYLLAAFGPPVFGKLYEYGNSWNLSLYFLLIMAVILLLVGLKTARNRVIS
- a CDS encoding DUF4494 domain-containing protein, giving the protein MSTIWYECKVKYRKTDDTGTQKVTTEPYLVDAVSYTEAESRINEEMSAYISEEFKITNIKIANYAEIHPFENADRWFKSKVSLMAYDEESGKERRSNMYILVQANDVKEAYDNTIAIMKNTMGDYTIPAIAESPIMDVFPYFSGEEGELAQLERFNALKASKPELVAAGETGDDFVGGESE
- a CDS encoding META domain-containing protein; this translates as MKNYVLLFVSVLTLSFNSCTTMKDTTKTAELYNTTWELEYITGPRIAFEGLYPDKKPFLKFDEKEGQVYGNAGCNGYTAPYTLKGNKLTFGEQGPATLMYCEGGGEQTFLQTIKKINGYSIDKDGKLNLMMDEVPMMRFKKVTK